Proteins encoded in a region of the Melissococcus plutonius ATCC 35311 genome:
- a CDS encoding sugar ABC transporter permease, translating into MKTTKKTGLIFCYGLLTLLAIVWLFPIVWIIVTSFREEGGTFVTYFIPKQWTIKNYQLLLTSSTYPFVQWFINTLIVASFSCLISTLSTIAIAYSLSRLRFKMRKSFLKIALVLNMFPGFMSMIAVYYILKAMNLTGSLFALILVYSSASALAFYIAKGFFDTIPKTLDESAMMDGANRYQIFISITLPLSKSMIVYTALTTFMIPWMDFIFAKIILGDNVNKYTVAIGLFTMQTKDNMNKYFMAFTAGCVLIAVPITLLFIFIQKYYVEGITSGSVKE; encoded by the coding sequence ATGAAAACAACGAAAAAAACGGGATTGATTTTTTGCTACGGACTTTTAACACTCCTGGCAATTGTGTGGTTATTTCCAATTGTTTGGATTATTGTGACAAGTTTTAGAGAAGAAGGAGGAACCTTTGTCACCTACTTTATTCCCAAACAGTGGACAATAAAGAACTATCAATTATTACTGACAAGTTCAACTTATCCTTTTGTACAATGGTTTATAAATACATTGATTGTGGCCAGTTTTAGTTGTCTCATTTCAACGTTAAGTACAATTGCAATTGCTTATTCGTTGAGTCGTTTACGTTTTAAAATGCGAAAGTCGTTTTTAAAAATAGCTTTAGTATTAAATATGTTTCCTGGATTTATGAGTATGATTGCTGTGTATTATATTTTAAAAGCGATGAATCTAACAGGAAGTTTGTTTGCATTGATTTTGGTTTATTCATCGGCTTCTGCCTTGGCATTTTATATTGCTAAAGGCTTCTTTGATACGATTCCTAAAACATTAGATGAATCTGCCATGATGGACGGCGCAAATCGGTATCAAATCTTTATCAGTATAACCTTGCCATTAAGTAAATCAATGATTGTTTATACCGCACTAACTACTTTTATGATTCCATGGATGGATTTTATCTTTGCAAAGATAATTTTAGGAGACAATGTAAATAAGTATACGGTTGCTATTGGTTTATTTACGATGCAAACAAAAGATAATATGAATAAGTATTTTATGGCCTTTACAGCTGGCTGTGTACTCATTGCTGTTCCAATCACTTTGTTATTTATCTTTATACAAAAATACTATGTAGAAGGAATTACAAGTGGATCTGTTAAGGAATAA